ttaataaaaccCCCTTTTCGTTTTTCTAAATTGGCGGAAAGTGAAAAGAGGCAGACAAGATGGATTGAaaaacatttaggtattttatGGCACGAAGGTTATGTTGATTATAGAGAATTTAGAAGACTTATTGATAACCATATAAAAGATAAGACAATCTACGTTAAAGGTTTGGAAAAAGTTCAATGGATTAAAGATTTATATCCAAAATGCACTATTTTAGATTTGGGTGAAAAAGATGTGCCtaatttaaaagaactgtataaaaaatattgtactaatgaatgtatttttaactgtgtgtatcataaaaaatcttgtgcattaaaaaatgttttatgtataaaaaaatggtatttagaCAATCGACaaatctaattttaatttgtattcaaaatgtgtttcttaaaataaatgtttgttattaattatattagttttttttataccattcTATATAACTACTGATAACTACCTAATAAGTTTTTTATAgtaaatgttatatttttaatttttagcttagattttacataatttgcataagaaaaacttattagttagtatggatataaataaaacgacaacttactcatataatatttattacttatataatatttaaaatacaactttaataACTAGTACTGTATCCacaaattttttttgaaattttatttattaaagcctCTGTGCTGTcaataatttcatcaaaattatcGCCTGCAACATACTGCGCGCTCAGTAATACATTTTCGTTCTGTTCATCGTTTTGATCCCTTACATCCTCTGTTATGTTGATTATTTGAATTTTGATCAGTTTATTGCCTTTGATCTCATGATTATTTATCACAAAAGATGGTGGGTGTCCTTGAGTCCTTTTCACTACTTTATTATGAATGTTAACTTTATTACGTTTCTTGGCTTTAGGGTTTTCGAtgttctttttaatttttttatataagtcgCTATCGTCAAATTCTTGTGGTAGCTCAAACTCTTGTGCATATTGCGAAAATGGAATTGGGATGTCTTCGCTGTCTGCCATTTTTTGAAAACCTAAGACAAAAcgaaaaattatataatattgataaatcagaTTACACAACgaacaaaaatgtatataaccacaaataaattaattttaatgtttatttgatttgtaaaatataatatataattttaatatatatataatatatatatatataattttaataagtagttagttaaaaagcaacttaCCAGGTCTATGTCTGCGAGTGGATAATAAAGACGCGTTGATGCTATTCGAATGTAACCAATTAAAAATTACTTTGCGCTTATAAAGGTTAGCTATTGTTTGTTCAGCAAAATATAAATGCGCAATCCTGTTATATGATAGCTTTAACTTTACACGTGTGTATGTCTTTACctaaacaagtcacaacttGTTTTATGaacacgtttatgaataaactaTCTATAGAAATGTTTAaggtaaattaaaatgaaaacaagaaaataataagataatatatttatttatcataagaCATCACTGAATaatattgttaaaataaaaacacaataagtataataagtagAAGAAAGATTTATTTTTAGGACATATAATTGAATTAGTTATTATcttcaacttatatttatagtttttaatagatttataaaattaatatcaaaATGTTGTTTCAATTATATGTGCTATTCAATTTACTAATGACCTCTGACTGCATATagtacaatttattttatacaaaacatgacaattgattacaaattaaacattaagtATTGAGGTATGCCCCCAAGCTTTCGTCACTATTTGGTTGTCAGATATCATACGCTTATCATCATTAGCTGAAAGGGCGACTTTATTTACACTTTGGGTAAATATATTGTGCTTAATCGACTTAAATAATATGTTTCTTCTTTTTATTTCATCTCCTTGAAATAATGATTTCACGTAATGAGAAAACTCAAATTTGCATACTACAGGTTCTCTCACACCCTtagcttttttaataattttatcaaCTGTTTTGATAGAATACACTTTAGAACGAAGTCCAACATACTCTTTAATCATTTTTCCTTTCATTTCATCCTTAAAAAGTCCTGgcacttttttattttgaacaggtaataaaaatttattatcaatatcgtaACAACTAGTATcgaaatatgttaaaaaatgcattcttaaatctttaaaaagtcttttgtttgtatataataaacaaaactatCTGTATCCGTGTAACACATTTGTAGACGAGTATCATAAAAACgtttaaatactgaataatgaaAATCATACATATGACTTTTAGATAACTCTAGTACAGCGAAACCAATGTAGATCGGTTTATCTAAAATTATTAGATCTGGTTTCAATTGAACTGCCACCAAATTTTCAGTAAAAACTGATACACTGTGAAAATTTGGCCTTGCAATTAATCTGTCAGCGGTGATTTTCTTTTTTGTTGTGTTATCATTGTCTGTCCACTGATTAACTAAGCGCACATCAACCCTTTTCTCAGTATTTTCTAAAGTTTTACCAAATATACTGTTATTCATCAATTTACAAAAATCTTGTTCAAAGACAGACGTTGCCTCTTGACGTAGCCTTGTATTCATatcaatatattgttttaagtaaGGGGACTGTTTGAACGTAATTACTCt
This genomic stretch from Leguminivora glycinivorella isolate SPB_JAAS2020 chromosome Z, LegGlyc_1.1, whole genome shotgun sequence harbors:
- the LOC125240531 gene encoding uncharacterized protein LOC125240531 codes for the protein MSDSECSVYTRTPSPEPKKIATKNIKKRKSSSAARSEVETENRRVLHSSSPTPCAQKKKTTKKARTSTSENKNVGSSSSKKSPETDIFKIIREEEKITSEGSSKTVKTTSSFTSRVSTGSSRRTTITDGFQKMADSEDIPIPFSQYAQEFELPQEFDDSDLYKKIKKNIENPKAKKRNKVNIHNKVVKRTQGHPPSFVINNHEIKGNKLIKIQIINITEDVRDQNDEQNENVLLSAQYVAGDNFDEIIDSTEALINKISKKICGYSTSY